The genomic window TTATGTAGTATATCATATCAATTGTACCCATTCAACAAAAATAATAAAAAACATTGAAGAATTTTTGCATTAAATAAAAAAAAACGAGAAAAGCCCCTCGTTTTTTTATTTAATCTTTTTTAATTCATCTAATAATTTTTCATTAAGAATTTTTATGTGAGTACCCTTCATACCTAATGATCTTGATTCTATTACTCCAGCACTTTCAAACTTTCTTAAAGCATTTACTATTACAGATCTAGTAATTCCAACTTTATCTGCTATTTTTGAAGCAACCAATAGTCCTTCATTTCCATCTAACTCATTAAAAACATGTTCTACTGCTTCAAGTTCAGAATAAGACAATGTACCTATAGCTAACTGAACTACAGCTTTTTTCCTCGCTTCTTCTTCCATCTCATCATTTTTAGATCTTAGAATTTCAAGTCCTACAATAGTAGCACTATATTCACCTAATACTAAATCTTCTTCAGTAAAATCTTCTTCAAATCTTGTCAAAAATAAAGTACCTAATCTTTCTCTATTACCAACTATAGGCACAATAGTAGAAAGTTTTCCTTGCATTTCAGCTGGTTTACTTTCATCAAAAGATGATTTACCTTGGCTCTCTACATTAGCTAAAGTTTCATGAATGTTTAATAACTTTTCATTAAAGCTTTCTGGAAATTTCTTTTCATTTAATACTTTTTCTTTTACGCTTTCACATTCCACACCATTAAAAAATCTATATCCTAATATTTTAGATTTTCTACTTATTATATAAACATTACATTCTAAAACTTCACTAAGAGTTGCACAAATATCATCAAACACAACTGGTTCAGCACCTGATTTTTGTAATAACTTATTCAATCTTCTTATTTTATTTAATAATTCTGAAGCCATATGTTTCTCTCCTTTTTAAAATTCACTGCAAAATATTATAAATGATTAGAATTTTTATTTTTTTTAAAATATTTAGAATTATCCCAAACACTCTAATAATATTAACATAGTGCTTTTCATATTTCAACTCTATTTTTATTAATTTCGACAAAAAAGTTAAAATTTTAACACATTTATAATTAAATTTACTTAATCATTCGCCTCTTTACTTTCGTCAACTCTATGTTTACATTCTCCATTTGAACACTCAAAATAGTTACCTTTTGTCTTACTATACTTTTTAACCATATAACTTCCACATTCTGAACACTTCATATTAACTGGTTCAAACCAGCTAACGAAATTACACTCTGGATAATTGCTACACCCATAAAACTTTTTACCTTTTCTACTTTTTCTTAATAATACCTTACCACCACACAATGGACAAGGTACGTCTAATTCTTCAACTAAGGGTTTTGTATTCTTACATTCTGGGTATCCTGGACAAGCTAAGAAATCTCCAAATCTTCCATGTTTTATAACCATATTTCTACCACATTTTTCACACTTTACATCAGTAACTTCATCTTCTATAGTAATCTTTGCAATCTCTTTTTCTGCAATTTCTATAGATTTTTCTAGTGGTCTAAAAAATTCTCCTACTACATTTGTCCAATTTTCTTTTCCCTCTTCTATGCTGTCTAATTTATTCTCCATACCAGCAGTAAATTCTACATCTACAATTTGTTTGAAAAATTCACTTACGATATTGTCTACTATTATACCTAATTCTGTTGGAATTAAATTTTTCTTTTCTCTCTTTACATATTTTCTATCAAGAAGAGTAGAAATTATAGGTGCATAAGTACTAGGTCGACCTATGCCATTTTCCTCTAATGTTTTTACTAGTGAAGCTTCTGAAAACCTTGATGGTGGTTGAGTAAAATGTTGTATACCTTCTATTTTTGTTTTTGATAGTTCTTCCTCTTTATTTAATTCTGGAAGTTGTATAGAAGTATCATCATTTTCTTCACTATAGTTATAGAGTTTCATAAAACCATCAAACATAATACTTGATCCACTTGCCTTTAAAGCATAATTTCCATTTTTTATAGTAACAGCTATTGTATTCATGATGCACTCTGCCATTTGACTTGCTATAAATCTCTTCCAAATTAATTCATATACTTTGTATTGCTCTTTAGTCAAACTCTCTTTTATTTTTTCAGGAGTAAACTCTACATAGGTAGGTCTAATAGCTTCATGGGCATCCTGTATATTTTTTTTGCCTTTAAAATTTCTTATTTCCTTTGGTATATAGTTTTCTCCAAAATCACTAATAATATAATCTCTAGCATTACTTTGTGCTTCTTTAGACACTCTAACCGAGTCTGTTCTCATATAAGTTATTAATCCTACAGTACCTACACTTTTAACATCAATTCCTTCATACAATTGTTGAGCTATAGACATAGATTTTTTTGTAGAATAATTTAATTTTTTATATGAATCTTGTTGAAAAGTACTAGTAGTAAATGGTGGTAAAGGAGTTCGTTTTTTATTAGATTTTTTAATTTCCTTTACAATGTATTTATTTTCACCTAATTCAGAAATAATCTTATTACTTTCATCTTCATTATTAATTTCAATTTTTTTATTATTTTTCGAAACTAATTTTACAGTAAAAGCTTTTTTGCTACCTTTTTTTAATTGAACTTCTATAGTCCAATATTCTTTTGGAGTAAATTTTTCAATTTCTTCTTCCCTATTACAAATCATATTTAATGCAACAGATTGAACTCTACCAGCACTTAATCCCCACTTTACTTTTCTCCAAAGAATAGGGCTTATTTTATATCCAACTAGTCTATCTAATACTCTTCTTGCTTGCTGCGCATTTACTAAATTAATCTTTATTTCTCTTGGTTCCTTAATAGCAGCTTTTATGGCATTTTTGGTTATTTCATTAAATTCTATTCTGCATTTTTTATTTTTATCTATTTTTAAAGCTTCAGCTAAATGCCAAGAAATAGCCTCACCCTCTCTATCAGGGTCGGTTGCAAGGAAAACCTTGTCACTTTTTTTTGCTTCTTTTCTAAGTTCAGTTAGTAAATCTCCTTTTCCTCTAATAGTTATATATTTAGGAGCATAATTATTTTCTATATCAACCCCCAATTGACTTTTAGGTAAATCTCTAACATGACCCATAGATGCTTTTACCACATAACTACTTCCTAAATATTTCCCTATTGTCTTTGCTTTAGCTGGAGATTCAACTATAACTAGCTTCTGACCCATATTATCCCCTCCATTAATTTATCTATTATTTATATAAAATTCCATAAATCATAATTACTTTAAGTATTAAACTAGTTAATATGTACAAACTTGTTCATTAATTTTGCTGCAATTCAAATAATACCGCACATAATTATAATATGTCAATCTTTGTTAGTATTAATTTTCATTTAATAATAGAACTTTCTCCCTAAATTCATATTATTTTTATTTAATGTTCACAAAAAAATTTAATAAAATTAATATTTTACTTGTAAATACTTTATATAACCTTATTATTCCTTACATAGTAATTACTACTTAAAGAAATTATGTCATCGTTTAATTGTAACTTTAGTAAAGTTTCATAAAGTTTATTTATTCCAACTTTTGTTGATTTTAATATATCATCAAAATGTACTGGTTCATTACCTATATATTTATATACCTCTCTTTCTATTCCACTCATTATAACTTTGTTTATATTTTCTTTTTTATGATTTTCTATATTTAAAATATCATATATATCATCAATCTCAGTAAAAACATAAGCACCATCTCTAATTAATTTATTTGTTCCAATACTTTGAGGAGAAAAAACATTTCCAGGAACCACCATAACATCTTTGCCTTGTTCCAAAGCAGCTCCTGCAGTTATTAAAGATCCACTTTTCTTTCCACCCTCAACAACAATTATAAGATTACTAAGACCACTTATTATCCTATTTCTTATAGGGAAGTTGTAATAATAAGGCTTAGTCCCTGGAGCAAATTGTGACATAATACATCCATTTTCTAAAATTTTATTGTAAAGTTTTGAATTTTCTTTTGGATAAATCACATCTAATCCAGATCCTAGTACAGCACATGTATATGAATTTTCATTTATACATTTTAAATGAGATACAGAATCTATTCCTCTAGCCATGCCACTAACTATATTGATGTTGTTATCACATAAACTTTTGCTTATAAGATTAGTCACATTTACTCCATAACTAGTGCAACTCCTTGATCCCACAATTGCTACATTATACCCTTTATTTAGTTTTTCTATGTTCCCTTTATAAAACAACATATATGGAGAATCTTCATATACTTTAAGGGATTTTGGATATAAATCATCAGTAATAACTACTGTTTTTATTAAATTATTTTTAATTTTTTCTTTTATTAAATTAATCTTATTTGTATCCCATGCTTTTCTTAAAACACTTATAATTTTATTATTTAATAACTCACTTTCTTCATTATTATATATACTTTTATACCAAAGTTCTTCTACATTTTTAAATTCATCTATTAACCTTCTTTTTATACAATAATTTAAATGACTCATATTAAACCAAATCTCATAATCATTCATATTATTATTCTCCTTAAATAATTTTTTCATCTATATATTTTCTATACTGCAATGCCTCAAAAACATCAATCTCTGATATAAATTCTTTTTCATTTAAATCAGCTATACTTCTTGAAACTTTTAAAATCCTACTATAGCTTCTTGTGCTTAAATTATATTTTTCAAAAATTTTTTTAATCATATTTCTTGCTTTCGAATTAAGGCTGCAGTATTTTTTTATAAGTTTTTCATTCATCTGCGCATTACAATAAATTCCCTGCCCTTTAAATCTTTCTTTTTGTATTTCTCTGGCTTTTTCAACTCTAAATCTAATATTATAGGAAGTTTCTCTTTTTTTATGTTTTTCATTAATTTCCTTGTAAGATAAAGAATTAACTGGCGAGAAGATATCTATTCTGTCTAGCATAGGTCCTGACATTTTATTGATATACCTTTTCCTATCATATTCAGTACATGTACATTCTCTTTCCTTACTTCCATAAAATCCACAGCTACATGGATTCATAGCCCCCACTAACATAAAATTTGCTGGATAGTCAATACTACCGCTACTTCTGCAAATTTTTATAACTCTGTCTTCTAAAGGCTGTCTTAATACTTCTAAAACACTTTTTTTGTATTCTAATATCTCATCTAAAAACAAGACTCCATTATGGGCTAAAGATATTTCACCTGGCATTAAATTGATACCTCCTCCTACTAAAGATACTTTAGTAGAAGTATGATGTGGATTTCTAAATGGTCTCTCTTTTATTAATCCCTTTGATTCTGCTAAATTGCCTGAAATGCTATAAATCTTTGTTACTTCTAGAGCTTCTTCGTAATTCAACTTAGGTAAAATAGTTGGAATTCTTTTAGCGATCATACTTTTACCACAGCCTGGAGGACCATATAAAAGTATATTGTGCCCTCCACAAGCTGCTACTTCCACTGCTCTTTTACAACTTTCTTGTCCGATAATATCCTCAAAATCTATTGCATATTCTTTTATATTATTTTTTTCTAATGGTTCGTAAGGCATCATGTCTCTATATTTTATAAAATTAGTAACTTCATTTATATTATTCATTGGATATATATTTGCCTTCTTTATAGCCGCACATTCTTCTGCATTCTCCATAGGTACAACAAATTTATTTACCCCTTGATTTATTCCTTCAATTACAATAGGAAGTGCCCCTTTTATTCTTTTCAATTCTCCAAATAAAGATAATTCCCCCATAAATATAAAATCTTCAGTATCTCCTGCATATACTTGACCAGTTGCAATTAAAATTCCTAAAGCTATAGGTAAATCAAATAAGGATCCTTCTTTCTTCAAATCAGCTGGTGCAAGATTAACTGTTATTCTTTTTGCTGGAAATTCAAATCCAGAATTAGTTATTGCCGCTCTTACTCTTTCCTTAGATTCTCTTACAGACATATCTCCTAAACCTACAATATTAAACACAGGAAGTCCTAATGAAATGTCTACTTCTACGTTAACAATAGTTCCATTAATACCTGTAAATGTAGCTGAATATATTTTTACTGCCATATTATCACCTCATGGAAAATTATTACCAACTACAGAATTTATATAATGATTTTTAAAGTTTTATAATAATTTTTCTTATTTTAATATTAAAATTCATGTATTTGATATTTTATTTTTAGTTTGTTTGCAGTTTTTTACAATTTATCAAAAAACATTTATTAATTATTTCATATAATAAAAATGCATACACATCATTAACTTATTTGACATGTATGCATCCAATGCTAAAAATATCTTATTTTAAACTTTCTTCATCTTTAGTTTATCTTTGTTTAATAATCTTGCTATAAACTATAGTTTTTTATTGTCTTTTCTTATAAAACTATTATACTCATTAAGTAATATGTCTAATCTTTGACTTAGTTTTACAAGTTCAGGATCAATAAGCTCAGACTTTTCGCTTACAAGCTGATTCATTAAACTTCTAACTTCTTCTATTTTTTTTAGTAGCAGTTCTTCTTTTGACATAATATCCCTCCTTTCTTTTTCTACTATATAAAATAGGAAGGATATACTATAGATAATTTAAAATAAAAAAGCACTTGAAACACATTTAAATATGTTTGAAGTGCTTTTTAGATTTTTTAAGTTTTAGTATATTAATTTATAATCTGCACATACTATTTTCATAGAGAGGTGATTAGCAATGGATACAGATTTTAAAAACTATTATTTAAGGTTAGTCCGAAAATAATTTTAAAGTCTCCATACGTTCACTAATCTTGTTGCCAGGAAGTAGTATTACTTCCTGGTTTTCATCTTTATATGTTAGTAACTTGATTTTTTCGACTATTTGTCTTAAGTGTCTGTTATATAAATTTTCGAAGCAGTTACCAGTGAAACTTGTATGTAAATATGCAGTTTGTAAATTATGCAATTTTCTCATTTATAAAAGATTCCTTTATTTCCTTTAAAAACTTATTGTATTTTATATATAATACTTATATAATAAATTTCAAGGAAAGCTATTTTAATAAATTTGAAATATAAATAACTTAAGCTAATAATCTGAAATATTTGTAAAGCTCTTATTTTGAACCTACATCATTTATAAGGGAGTTCAATATTTAAATGTGGATTAGTCTTATAAGACCAACCATAAGTGGCAAAGACAACAAAACATTTGTGAGAACACCCACCTATCGAGAGATAGGTGTCAAAATCAGAGTAGCGGTATTTTGGATTTACAATATTGAATATATATCATGCATATTATTAAGAGAGGTAATTATCCTCTCTTTTTTTATTTATCTTATATGTATTCTGAATATTAAATATGAGATAACCTATCAATGAATATCATATAATAACAAAAGCACCCTATAGAGTAGTCTTTCTTAATTTTTACCCCTAGAGTGCTTTTTATAGAATACCTAATTTATATATTGTTATCAAAACATTGGCATATTATCTAAATTATCATTTTCATTGTCATTAGGATTACTTCTTAAAAATTCTTTTCCATTTTTACTTTTCCCTACATTTACTCCCTCAATAGCATGACTTTTAGCCATAATTATGGCATCCTCAAGAGAATGTACTTCTCCATTTTCTAACATTATATCTGTAATATCTCCCTCAGTATTCTTTTTAACTTTTATTATTTTATGATTATTATTCATAATTAATCCCTCCTATTATTACTATTAGTATTTAATTTGTTTTTTTAAATATTCATGCTTTTAACATTTATTTTAAGCTATACTCATATATGTTTGCTTTGAAATATTGCTAAATTTTTATTTCCTTATAAAAATTGTTTTATATAAAAAATTAGTGATATTTCAAAGTGAACTAGATGTCTGATTAAGCTCAAAATTTTAGCATGGTAGTTTACATTTAAATTTTACTTTACATAATTAAAACTATGTCACCATTATTTATGGTTTTAACTGCTGTTACTCTATTTTTACATAGTATTTTACAATTCCAAGATTATATTTAATATTTCTTCTTCTGTATTTAAAATATCCATTTTCACATCTTCATTCGTAATGTTTTTACTAATAGTTATTATTTCACTATCAAGGGTTTCTCATTTTTAATATTATCAGCCGCCTAAGCGCTTCCTATTGGTAGTATTAAAGCAATACAAGTTAATAATAAAGATTTTTTCTTTTTCATTATTTCTACCCCCATATGCTATAATATTCTTTATGAATTAAAGATTAAAGAATATTATAGCATATGTTAATGTAAGTATATATCATTTGATTTTCAAAAGATTTTATACTATTATTTCTCTTAAAACCTCATAAATTAATTGATTATTTATTTTCTTACTTTCCATAAGAGCTATTGAACGTATTGGAGCTTGCATAGGCTCAACAATTAATTCCTTTGTTGAGTCAACTCTCACTATTTGCCTACCAATTGTAATATGTGGTTTGTATTTTCTATTATCGATACTAAATCCATTTTTAATCAATAAATTTCTTAATTGTTCCTGCAATTTCATAAGTTCCTTATTTTCTTCAATTCCACACCAAATAATTTCTTTATTTCCCCTTTTAAAAGAACCAATATTAGAAACATCAAGTTCTTTTGGTAGATTTTTAAGTTTCTGTAAAACATTAATTAATAATCTTAGTTGTTTTTCATCAACCTGACCAATAAACTCTAAAGTTAAATGAAAATTATTAGTATTTGTAAATGTTCCTTTAATTGAATGTTTGGAAACTATATCTCTACACTCTGAAAATTTTTCTTTTATTTTTTCATCAAATGTAACTGCATAAAACACTCTCATTTTTTATCACCTATATTATATAATTTTAAAGTCCCCATATATTCACTGATCTTGTTGGGGCTGTTGCATTAAAAAATTTACATACAATATACTGTTTTGAAAGTTTAAATTTAATACAATATATCGCAGAATTTATTATTAGTGCGACAGCCCCTTTAATTATGTTTATTTTATCCTATATTTCCCTCATCAATACTTACGAGAATGGTTCGGATAATACATCCATTGATAAGTTATTCTAATCTTTTGATTAATACATTTCTTTTAAACACACTTCTTCTAAACTTAAGAATTACACAAAGTTTACATTTAAATTTTAATTTACATAATTATAATTATGTACTCTTTACTATTTTAACCCAAATTTTCTTTATTATATATTTTATTCGATTAAATTCATATATTATCTATATCCCCATCTATTCGCCAACATACTTTTATTAAAATTACGAAATATATAAAGTACTCTCTAAAAAAGGAATTTATAATCAAATTTAAATAATATAAAATAAAAATCTACTAAAATTAAATATTTAAATTAAAATAAAAGTCGCACTAATTTTAAAGTGCGGCTTTTATTTTATAACACTTTTCATTGATATTACACATTAACCTAGAATAAAAATGTGTAATTGCCTGTATTTTTAAAAAATATAAACATTTTTTATTAATGGGGTATACATATAAGAAAATAAGTATTAAAATAAAAATTAACAGTATATACAATTTTTATAACATCCTATTTTTAATAACTCTTGATTTTTAATATTTATTTAAAACTTTCTTTTGTATACTAATTATCATTGGGGGGAGGGGAAGTTTTATTGAATTTGAGTATTTATTATACTCTTTTTTCAATAAACATGGTTTATGAATAAATTTATGAAAGTAGCTATCGAAGAGGCTTTCTGTGGGATTAGGAATACCGATGGGGGACCATTTGGGGCAGTTATTGTTAAAGATGGACAAATTATAACAAAAGCTCATAATGAAGTCATAAAAACAAATGATCCTACCGCTCATGCTGAAATAGTTGCAATAAGACGTGCATCAGCTATTTTAGGTAGATTTGATTTAAGCGATTGTGAAATTTATTCTTCTTGTGAGCCATGTCCTATGTGTTTTGCTGCAATTCATTGGGCAAAAATGAAAAAATTATACTATGGATGTACAAAAGAAGATGCTGCAAGAATAGGCTTTGATGATCAATACATTTATGATGTTATTAATGGCACAGCAAAAACAACTCAAGTTCATAAAGCACAAATTGATAGGAATTTAAGTTTAAAACCTTTTGAAGAGTGGAAACTAAAAATAAATAGAATTCAGTATTAAAATAAAGCTCTTGGCTTCAAATGGAGTTTTAAACCGCACCTAAAATTTAAGCTGAGAACCAAAATTTCAATTAATACTTATGCCTTCATAATAAAATAAACACTATCAAAATTATTTTATTTCAATAATTTGATAATGTTTATTTTATATTTAACATAAAAATTTATAGATAATAAATTTGATCTCCTAAAAGCTTTGCTTCTTCCATATCATGTGTTACCATTATAACAGTTCTTTTATCTTCTTTCCAAATTTTCAAAAACTCTTCTATTATATTTTTCTTAAGCTCACCATCAAGTCCCTTAAATGGTTCATCCATAAGCAGTAATTCGCTTTTATATGCAAAAGCTCTTGCAACAGCAACTCTCCTTTTCATTCCCCCACTAAGTTTAGCTGGTAATTTATCCTTATGTCCGTTTAACTTCACTATATCTAAATATTTATGTATAAGATTATCCATTTCTTTTTTATCCGTATATGATTTTAAAGTAAAAGCTATATTTTCATAAGCTGTAAGCCATGGTATAAGTCTATCTTCCTGAAAAATATAGGATATGCTATCATTGTTCACAATCACTTCTCCCAAATCTACTTCTTCAATTCCGCTTATAATGTTTAATAATGTTGTTTTACCACATCCAGATGGTCCTAATATAACTGAAATTTTATTTTTCACAAAACCTAAATTTAAATTTTGAAAAACCTTTTGTCCCTGAAAACTCTTACATACATTTATTAATTCTATTTCATAATTATTATTCATAATCATTTTCTCCGCATAACACATTTATATCTTATGGATTTTTTAATATATTATTTTTCAACCTTGTTGTTTATATAGTATTTAAATATAATTTCAAAAATAAAGCTTAATAAAACAACTATAATAGTCCATGCAAAAAGCTCTTCTGTTTCTAATATAGATTTTGCATTTAGAAGATTCAATCCTATAGAATACCTTGGAGTACTTAAAACTTCTGATGCTACACACACCTTCCAGCCAATGCCCAAACACATTAGTATCCCCGATACAACATAAGGTTTTATAGATGGTAGATAGATATCCTTTAATATAAACTTTCTTTTAACCTTATATATATGCGCCATTTCAATTAAATCTGAATCCACATTTTTTATACCTTGAAGCACATTAGTATAAATTATTGGGAAGCACATAAGCACATTGGTGAGTATTGCAACATTAGAGGAACTTACCCAAACTAAAACTATTATTATAACAGAAATAACTGGTGTTGCTTTAATTATTACTATTAAAGGATTCATTAACTCCTCTATAAAATTATTGATTCCTGAAATTATTCCTAAAACTATACCTATTACTATGGATAATATAAGTCCTGCTATTACTCTAAAAATACTTTTAACCACACTTTGCCAAAAATAACTTTTTCCCATAAGCATAAATAAGGTCTTAAATACTCCAGATGGTGACGGAAATAAAATTGTATTATTAATAAAAAGGGAGCATAGCTCCCACATTAACAACCAAAATACTAATATAAAAATTTTCTTTAATATTTTTGACATTTTTTTAGTTTGTTTTGTTACTCTTGTAATAGAAATTTTCATCTGGAATCTTTCCTCCAACAGATTTTGGATCACTCTCTTTTAAAACATTATAAAACTTTTCTAAAGAATCCTTTCCATCCTCTGCACTAATAAATATTATATTACATTTAGGAATAGCTTTCTCTGCTATTGCTGCTTTTGGAAGTATGCCGTTCTTTTCTATCATCTTTCCTGCTTCTGCCTTATTACTATTCACAAAATCCACAGATTTTTTATATCTATCTAAAAATTCATCTACATCTTTTCCTCTTTTATCAATGAAATCTTTTCTGTATATCAATGTTCCCATAACTAATTTACTCTTTGTATCAGAAATCTTATCCCATTCTTTTGTTAAATCTAGCTGTATATTTAAGTCTTTATTTTTCATTTTTGTTGTTGTTACAAAAGGTTCTGGTAGTACTGCTATATTAACTTTTTTTGACGCAACGGCAGTAGCTAAATCGTTATGTTGCATTTTGTATTCTATTTTAACATCTTTACTAGGTTCTAATCCATTCTTTTTTAATATATAATTAAAAATAAATTCTGGTGCAGATCCTTTCCCACTAGCATAAACAGTTTTACCCTTCAGATCCTTTACTGATTTTATAGTATCTCCATTTTCTACAATATGTAATATACCTAAAGTATTTATACCTACTAATTTAACTCCACCTTTTGTCTTGTTATATAAAACAGATGCTAAATTAGATGGTACAGCTGCTGCATCAATTTCTTTATTTACAATTTTAGAAACTATTTGGTCAGGTGAATCAAAAATAGTAATATCGTAATCTTCCTTATTCTCTTCCATAAGTTTAACCATACCCATACCTGTAGGACCTTTTAATACAGCTATTTTGATTTTCTCCTTTTTACCTTTATCCTCAGTTTGTTTTGTACTGCTTGTCTCTTCTTTGTTAATAGGTTTATTTGAACAACCTACTGAAAATAATATAGAAAAGACTAACATTAATGCCATTAATACCGTTCCTGTTCTTTTTTTCATAGTATTACCTCCTATATTTATAATTATATTATATACTTAATATCCTTATTTTTAAATTTATCATCCAGTTCTTCTTTAAAAAAATCTTTTATTTCTTGTAATTGCTCTTTTGTATATACGTATTTTCCATATCCAAATTGTCCATACTTAAATTTTCTCTCTTCATCATTCATTGGCAATTTAGTTTCAGGAAATATTTGAAGTATAGTATTTTTAGCCTTAGTTGTATATCTGTGAGATATCACCTCAAATCCAATAGGATTACTTATATTTTTAGGCAATGTCCTATATAACATATCTATAAGTTCTCTATATTCTTTTTTCCAATCTTCATATATAAATACAGGGGCTATTATAAACCCTATAGGATACCCATGTTCTGCAAGCTTTGCTGCAGCTTCTATTCGTTTCTGTACCGATGATGTAAAATGCTCATACCCCTTTATTATAGTGTCTGTGTTTAAACTAAATCTAATTTCTGTATGACCGTTATGGTTAGCATGTAGCAAACTATCTATGTCATTATATTTTGTAACAAACCTAAATCTAGCCAACTCTTTGTTTCCAAAATACTCTATGCACTTCTTAAGTACATTAGTATATGGTTCTACTGGAATAGGATCTGAAGTTGCCGCACCTTCAAATATAGTTACCTCTGGACTTCTTTCTTGTATATATTTTTCAGCTTGATTCAATATTTCATCAACATTTACATGAATTCTTACAAATGGTTTATCTCCTAATTGAGTATTTAAGTAACAATATTCACATTGTCCCATACATCCACTAACCAAAGGTAACTGATAATGTGCTGATGGTTTACAAGTTTGAAATTTTAAGCTCTTTTTTACTCCAACAACCAAAGTTTTTTTACCTGCTCGATACTTCTCATATATATTCTCTCCAGGTATAGCTGAACTAACTCTATTTGA from Clostridium sp. MB40-C1 includes these protein-coding regions:
- the thpR gene encoding RNA 2',3'-cyclic phosphodiesterase yields the protein MRVFYAVTFDEKIKEKFSECRDIVSKHSIKGTFTNTNNFHLTLEFIGQVDEKQLRLLINVLQKLKNLPKELDVSNIGSFKRGNKEIIWCGIEENKELMKLQEQLRNLLIKNGFSIDNRKYKPHITIGRQIVRVDSTKELIVEPMQAPIRSIALMESKKINNQLIYEVLREIIV
- a CDS encoding nucleoside deaminase, which produces MNKFMKVAIEEAFCGIRNTDGGPFGAVIVKDGQIITKAHNEVIKTNDPTAHAEIVAIRRASAILGRFDLSDCEIYSSCEPCPMCFAAIHWAKMKKLYYGCTKEDAARIGFDDQYIYDVINGTAKTTQVHKAQIDRNLSLKPFEEWKLKINRIQY
- a CDS encoding ABC transporter ATP-binding protein, which translates into the protein MNNNYEIELINVCKSFQGQKVFQNLNLGFVKNKISVILGPSGCGKTTLLNIISGIEEVDLGEVIVNNDSISYIFQEDRLIPWLTAYENIAFTLKSYTDKKEMDNLIHKYLDIVKLNGHKDKLPAKLSGGMKRRVAVARAFAYKSELLLMDEPFKGLDGELKKNIIEEFLKIWKEDKRTVIMVTHDMEEAKLLGDQIYYL
- a CDS encoding ABC transporter permease: MKISITRVTKQTKKMSKILKKIFILVFWLLMWELCSLFINNTILFPSPSGVFKTLFMLMGKSYFWQSVVKSIFRVIAGLILSIVIGIVLGIISGINNFIEELMNPLIVIIKATPVISVIIIVLVWVSSSNVAILTNVLMCFPIIYTNVLQGIKNVDSDLIEMAHIYKVKRKFILKDIYLPSIKPYVVSGILMCLGIGWKVCVASEVLSTPRYSIGLNLLNAKSILETEELFAWTIIVVLLSFIFEIIFKYYINNKVEK
- a CDS encoding ABC transporter substrate-binding protein — translated: MKKRTGTVLMALMLVFSILFSVGCSNKPINKEETSSTKQTEDKGKKEKIKIAVLKGPTGMGMVKLMEENKEDYDITIFDSPDQIVSKIVNKEIDAAAVPSNLASVLYNKTKGGVKLVGINTLGILHIVENGDTIKSVKDLKGKTVYASGKGSAPEFIFNYILKKNGLEPSKDVKIEYKMQHNDLATAVASKKVNIAVLPEPFVTTTKMKNKDLNIQLDLTKEWDKISDTKSKLVMGTLIYRKDFIDKRGKDVDEFLDRYKKSVDFVNSNKAEAGKMIEKNGILPKAAIAEKAIPKCNIIFISAEDGKDSLEKFYNVLKESDPKSVGGKIPDENFYYKSNKTN
- the splB gene encoding spore photoproduct lyase, which gives rise to MFIPRLIIFEKGALDYELGNEIYNKFKNDSSVEVIKISSNRVSSAIPGENIYEKYRAGKKTLVVGVKKSLKFQTCKPSAHYQLPLVSGCMGQCEYCYLNTQLGDKPFVRIHVNVDEILNQAEKYIQERSPEVTIFEGAATSDPIPVEPYTNVLKKCIEYFGNKELARFRFVTKYNDIDSLLHANHNGHTEIRFSLNTDTIIKGYEHFTSSVQKRIEAAAKLAEHGYPIGFIIAPVFIYEDWKKEYRELIDMLYRTLPKNISNPIGFEVISHRYTTKAKNTILQIFPETKLPMNDEERKFKYGQFGYGKYVYTKEQLQEIKDFFKEELDDKFKNKDIKYII